The Acidobacteriota bacterium genome includes the window GCAGCTCACCCTTGGACCATCGAAGACTTGATCCAGGCGGAGACCGCCAGCGATTGGGCCGTTTCCCGGGACGGCAGCCGGGCCGTCTGGGTGCAGTCGGAAGTGCGCAAAGTCGAGGAGGAGGAGAAGCGGGTCTCCAATCTCTACCTGGCGAATCTGGAGACGGGGACCACCGTCCAGTTGACCCGCGGGGACGCCACTGTTTCGGCTCCGGCCTTCTCCCCCGACGGGCGGCATATCGCTTTCGCCTCCGACCGCGAGCTGCCCGCCGGCGGGGGGGACAAGAGCAAGGCCGGCAAGAAGCAGCTGTGGGTCATCCCGGTGAGCGGTGGCGAGGCCTACCCGGTGACCCGCCTGGAGCGCTCGGTGCGCCTCTTTGCCTGGCGCACTGCCGAGGAGCTGGTCTTCGCCGCCCAGGAATCCCCCAGTGCTTGGGAAAAGGAGCGCAAAGAGAAGAAAGACCAGGCGGTGGTGGTGGACGATTACGACCGTGAGCCGCCGGTGCGTCTGTTCAAGGTCGAGTTGGAGGGAGAGCCCGAGCGTCTGAGCACCAACGGCGACTGGATTGACGAGCTGGCGGTGACGCCGGACGGCTCCCGCGCCGTGGTGCGAGCCCAACAAGGCCTGAGCTACGCGTTCTACCAGCGGCGGGCGCCGCATCTTTACCTGGTGGATCTGGCTACCGGAACCTTCGATGAAATCTTGGAAGGCTCCTCGCTACGCCCTGGAGATTTGGCCTGGGACCCCGACGGCGAAGGCTTCTATTTCGCCGAGGAGCGCACCACCCACCCCACCCTGCGCACCGCCACGGTCACCGATCTCTATCGCTACGATCTCGCCGCCGGTGAGGCGCGGCGGGTAGACCTGGACTGGGAGCGGGGCCTGGGCGGTGATTTCCTGCCGGTGACGGACGGCTTCCTGGCGCTGCTGGCGGATGGGGTGGTGACGCGCCCGGCGCTCTACCGCAAGAGTGGCAAAGGCTTCCAGCGGCAGGTCCTCACCGGCGACCACGTACCCCATGTCGATGCGTGGGCGGCGGCGGTGGACGGTTCTCGGGTGGTCTATGCCCACTCCACCGCCAACACTCCTCCGCAGGGCTATGGTGCCGGCCTCGCCGGCTCGGCGTTGACCAGCCCGAAGCAGTTGACCGAGCTCAACTCGGACTTCAAGGGCAAACCCACGGGCCGGGTCGAGGTCCTTCGGTGGCCGGGGGCCAACGGCGACATGGTGGAGGGCCTTCTCCATTGGCCGCTGACGGCGGAGGGAGAGAACGGCGAGATCGCTGCGCCAGCCCCGCTGGTGGTGGATATCCATGGCGGCCCCGCCTGGGCGGATCGCGACAGTTGGGATCAGCGGTGGTCCGGACCGCTGCTGCTGTGGCGCCAGCGGGGGGCCTTCGTGCTCCAGGTCAACTACCACGGCAGCGCCTTCTACGGCTTGGAGTGGGTGGAGAGCATCCGCGAGCGCTATTACGAGCAGGAACGTCAGGACATCCTCACCGGCATCGACGAGCTGGTCCGTCGCGGGTTAGTGGACGAGGGGCGTCTGGGGCTTTCCGGGTGGAGCAACGGCGGCATTCTCACCGCCGACCTGATCACCGTCACCGACCGCTTCCGTGCCGCCTCCGTGGGCGCGGCGGATGTCGAGTGGATCAGCGATTGGGCCAATGTGGACTTTGGTGCCGCCTTCGACGAGTACTACTTCGGCGGGCCGCCGTGGGAGCGCCTCGAGCACTACGTCGAGAAATCTCCCTTCTTCCGCTTGACCGAGGTGACCACCCCCACCATCGTCTTCACCGGCACCGAGGATCGCAATGTGCCGCCGCATCAGAGCTGGTCTCTGTTCCGGGCGCTGCAATCCCTGGATCGGGCGCCGGTGCGGCTGGTGCTCTTTCCCGGCGAGCCCCACGGCTTGCAGGCCATCGCCCACCAGCGCCGCAAGGTGCAAGAGGAGGTGGCCTGGTTCGACCGCCACCTCTTCGCCGCCGAGGAGCCGCGGCCGGAGGCTTTGCCGAAGGGGTCGCTGCTGGCCGGCTTGCTGGCGCGCCAGGGGGCGGCCACCGGCCCGGGGGGAGCCCTCGGTCAGCTTGCGGAGGGCCAGCTGATTCCGGAAACGGTGCCGGTGGCCGGTCTCGGCTCCGTCGCCTTCGAGGCGCCCGATCTTCGGGCGGTGGGACGGTTCGAGGTCACTCGTGCGCAGTGGGCTTCCTATGAAGGAGAGGCTTCCCATGAAGGAGGGGCCGCCGGGCAGGAGGACCTGCCCCGCACGGGAGTCTCCTTCGAGCAGGCTCAGGCCTACGTACGCTGGCTGGCGGAGCTCACCGGGCGTCCCTTCCGGTTGCCCACGAAAGCCGAAGCGGAGGCCCTGGTGGAATTCGCCGAGGGCGGCGACACCACTGGCAATACCCTCGATCGATGGCTCGGCTACGCACCCAACCCCGACGACCGGGCGACCCTCGATCCGTACCTGGCCCGGCTGCCCGGCGAGGCTCCGCTCCTGCTGCCGGTAGGGCACCGGGGCGGCGCCGGTGAGCCGCCGGTCTTCGACCTCGACGGCAACGCTGCCGAATGGGCCGTCGCTCCCGACGGCACCGGCCTGGCCGTTGGGCCCAGCGCTGATCGCTCCACCGACGCTCTGCGTCAGGGGGCTACCGAAGATCCTGCGTACATCGGGCTGCGGGTGGTCGAGGGTGCCACCGGTAGCGCCCGGGTGACTACAACGTCAAATTGACGTACAATTATCATTCGGGAGGCAGGAATGCCTCGCGGCTGGATCTTGTTGTAGCGTGTGCGGAGGGTTCTTTCACAACTGAGGGGGCGCCTTGGATTCGACGGGGAACATTGCGGTCCCGTCGGGAGCGTGCCGAGTCTCCACTCGACAAATGGAAACCATGATAGTTGCCAACGACAACTACGCTCTTGCGGCTTAATTAAAGTCCGCACGTGCCGATGATGAGCCCTGATTTACGGCGCTCATCGGGACGCCGATAAAGTAGATCGATGTGGCAGAGGTGGCCTCGCGGCTGCCACATCTATTTCGTGAGGCTGGTCGTCGCGTCAGGATGCCTTCTCCTATGGCGCAGCGACGAGATTTTCAAGCAAGGCTACGCACGTAGCGCCCGAGGGACGGGTTTCTCGGACGTGGGTTCGATTCCCACCGCCTCCACCATTTACACCCTCCTCTTTCTTCTATTTTCGAAGCAGTGTAGCCCTGGATGGGACGACACCATCAGCGTCAGGCAATGGCCTAGGCTGGTCTTCCCACTTGCTGTGTCCGTGATCCGGCCGCATCGGAGCGTCCAGAATCTGCTATACGGCTTCCCCTGGTGGTGTTGAGCCACCCGGGTTTTTCTCTAGAGTCGCTCCATGTCTGAATTCAAAGGGATCGGCAAGGCCTTGAAGCTGCTTCGCTCCCGTGGGGGATTGAAGCAAAAAGAGCTCGCTGAGCGCGCCGGGATCACCCCGGCCATGATCAGCAACTACGAAACCGAAAAGGCCATGCCCCAGATCCCCACCGTTGAAAGCCTCCTGGAGGCTTTGGGCAACAACCGTTTCGACCTGCTCAACGCCCTCGAAGAGGTCAATGAGAGGCCGTTGCGGGATCTGTCCGAAGTTGGGGATCGCACCAACGAGACCAAGATTCTCGAAGTGCTGGGGGTTCGTTCCGCCACCGTCAACGAAGAAGAGCACTACATGCAGGTGCTCGAGGCTGTGTGTCGGCTGGTCGAGCTCGCTCGACGACCCTGACGGCCCGTAGCTCTAACCTTCCGCGTGTCGGAAGGCAGCGGCAATACTGGCTTCGTAGGGTGCGCGCAGCACGCCCTGCTCCGTGATGATGGCGGATACCAGCTCGGCTGGGGTGACGTCGAAGGCGAAATTCATCGCCGGCGTCTCCTGAGGAGCAATGCGTCTACCGAAGACATCGGTGATCTCTCCCTCCTGCCGTTCCTCGATGGGGATATCGGCTCCGCTGGCGGTGTCTCGGTCGATGGTCGATAGGGGCGCGGCGACGTAGAAGGGCACTCCGTGACGGTGGGCCAGCACGGCCACCGTGTAGGTGCCGATCTTGTTGGCCACGTCGCCGTTGGCGGCGATACGGTCCGCTCCCACCACGATTCGATCCACCAACCCCCGGGACATCAGTGCTCCGGCGCTGGAGTCGGTCACCAGGCGGAAGGGGATGCCCAGCCGCTTGAGCTCCCAAGCGGTGAGCCGCGCTCCCTGGAGCAGCGGGCGGGTCTCGTCTACCCACACCTGGCCCAGCCGTCCGGCATCCCAGGAGGCGTTGATCACGCCGATGGCGGTGCCGTAGCCGGCGGTGGCCAGGGCACCGGCGTTGCAGTGGGTGAGCACGCGATCCCCTTCGGCAAAGAGGGCCGCCCCGTGCTCGCCGATGCGGCGATTGGTTTCCACATCCTGGGCATGCACTTCTTGGGCCCAGGCGAGGAGCTCCTCCAGCATCGCCTCCCGGCCTTTTTCCTGGACTGCATCGAAGACCTTGCGGCCGCGCTTGAGCGCCCAGGAGAGATTCACCGCCGTAGGCCGCGTCCCACCGAGGGTCTCGGCAACCTCATCGAAGCGCCGTCGAAGCGCCTCCCCTTGCTCGTCGGACGTTCCCTCCCTCAGGCCGACCACCAGGCCATAGGCAGCGGCGACGCCAATGGCCGGAGCCCCCCGCACCGCCAGCCGGCGGATGGCGTCGGCGACGGTCTCGGTGTCGTCACAGCGGAGCCACTCTTCGCGGTCCGGGAGCAACGTCTGGTCGAGGAGAAAGAGGTGGTCGTCCTGCCAACGGATGGGCGAGAAAGGGGTGGAGTCGGGAGAGGCGGTCATGGGTAGGGCTCCCGTGGCGGGCTCGAGCTCCCCTGGCAAGGTCGGGCTCGGGCCGGTTGTGTTGTCGGCGCGAGGAGCCTAGGCCAGAGACGCTGCGAGCTCGTCTCCCGCGCGCCGCCGGCGGACGATTCTGGAGCTAGGAGAAGCTCGCTTCTTCGGCATCCTCTTCGTCGTCATCGTCTTCGAAGGGAGCGTCCTTGTCGGTGCTCTGCTCGATCCACTCGAGGAAGTCCGGATCGCCGAACTTGACGTTGAACGCCAGAATTTCCGGCACCTCGTAGTCGTGGATTTCCTGGATGGTCTTGGAGACGGCCTCGAATTCGCTGTCCAGCGTTTTGATGATCAGCATGAACTCGCCATCGACGCAGATCGTGCCCTTCCAGCGGTAGACGGAGCGGGCGCCTGGGACGATGTTGACGCAGGCTGCCTGCCGGCGCGCGACGAGCTCCCGGGAGAGCGTATTGGCCTGTTCTTCAGTTCCGACGGTGGTGACGACAACAATGGCACTCATCAGGGAACGAAGATACTGCACCGCTTTCGAGTCCGTCAATCCTGCTCGGTTTTTGTCGCAAAGCCTCACCGCCGCCACAGCCCGGAGTCCGGATCGTAGGTCATGACCACGATCTTGCCGGTGCGGTTGAACACCCGCACCGCCACCAAGGTGTCCCGCCCGGCGGTCAGATAGACGGTGCCCGGGGTCGACGTGCCCAAGGGGTCGAAGGAGGCCAGGTCGGAGCGGTTGAAGCGGATGGGGTCGTCCAGGCGGTTCAAGTAGCGCCGCGGGTGGCCGATCTGCCGCGGCCGGATGCCCGGTGGGAAGCCGAAGCGTACGGTCTTGCCCAGTCGCTGCAGCTGCTGGGGAGGACCCAAGGGAGGATCGACGCCTCGGCCGATGTCGCGGTTGCGCACGCCGTTGCCGTTGCCATCCTGGAACACCGTGTAGGTCACGTGCTTTGGGTTCTCGGTGTTGAAGCGCACCGCCACTCGCATGCGTTGGCGCACCGCGGTCATGCGCGCACCGTGAAGGGCGCGGGCGACCTCCTGAGCCGCCAGCTGAGCCCGCAATAGGGAGGTGCTGCGCCCTAAGTCGGGAACGGCAAGGACCACCAGGATTCCAACGATGCCGACCACCAAAAGAGCCTCGATGAGGGTGAAACCACGAGATACAGAACGGGTCATGGGAAACCTCCGCGCACGGGCACCAGCAGCCGGTGCCGACACCAATCGACGAGTTGAGAGGGAATGAGGAGCCAGGGAAATCGGGAGACTTGGCGAGGCGAAGAAATCGGTCCGGGAGCGCGGCGGAGATAACCAGTCTCGCCGCGCCCCCGAACCGGTGTGACAGAGGCCGCAAAAGGAGAATGTCCCGAAGGACGCGGCCTCCGTCGCGGTTACCGCTGCTCTTCGTCAGCGGGGCTCGTCACAGGACGCACGCCGCGGATCTTCTCCGCCAGGGTGGTCTTGCCCTCGATGCGCAGATAGGGCTTCATCAGGGCGAAGGTCTTCTCCCCGATGCCGCGCACCAACATCAGGTCCTCCACTGCCTTGAAGGGGCCGTTCTCCTTGCGGAACTCGATGATCCGCAGGGATAGCGCCGGCCCCACCCGCGGCAGATAAGCCAGCTGTTCCAGCGAGGCCTCGTTGAGGTTGACGGTGCCGGCATGGGGCGCCTCGGCGGCGAAGCCGGCGAGGGCGCCGGCGAAGAGGCAGAGGGCGAGGACGGTAGCGGTGACGTTACGAAGCTTGAGCATGATGGCTCTCCTTGTTGGTCTGGTTGGTTCGTTGGTTATGGGTTTGGGTTGAAATGGGTTCATCAATGCGGTCCGAGGTCCGACACGAAGCGCGCGCCTTGGCGCGCCCCGCTGCTTACCGTCTGTTCTCGGACACCTTCCTTCGGGCTGATCCGCACCTCCTTTCTCCCGTTGGTAGATGCCCCGAGATAGATCAAACTCCCTGCCATCCATGCCAAGAGGGCGTAAGTTGCTCTATATAAGCCACTTATGCGAAATCTCCTGCTGCGCCCCAGCACCCACCCCGTCAAACGATTCAGCGCTCCAAGGCACACCAATCCCCCGATCCCCCGGCCCGTGGGGCTCAGGGGGTTGTCAAAGGATTAGGACGGGCGCTGAATTTTTTGACGGGGTGGGGAGGAGCGGGAGAAATCGTGGGAAACAGACCAGAGGAGGGTGAGGGATAAGCGGCGTCAAAGGCAGGAAGGCCCCTTCGGATTGACAGAAAGCCTGTAGGAGTAGCAGTTGACAACGCTCCCACCAGGGGAACACACTTGAAAAGGTGCTTTGTGTAAAGCCAATAGCCACCAAGGAAGACGGAGGGGCAACGCGAGGAGATGACGATGACGAACGAGGCGGATTTGGGGACTTTGTCCGAGCTCAGAGTGCTGCTCTTTCAACAGGATGGAATCTGGGTGGCTCAGGCTCTTGAGGTGAACCTGGTCGCCCAAGCCAAGGAATTCCGAGACGTCCTCTATGAGCTGGAGCGGGTCATCGCGGGGCGAATGTTCCAGGCTCGCCAATTGGGAGTCGCTCCGTTCGCCGGCATCAAGGCAGCGCCCAAGAAGTACTGGGATCTCTACGAGTCGGCTGCCTTGGATGCTTCTCCGAGAAGCCCGGTGGAGTTCGACGTCGCCGAGAATCGCCCGAAGCTCCAACTTCGTACGGCCGCCTAGGCGATCTAGGCGGGAAAGTTGGGCCATCCCTGGGAGATCACCTTCGGCCAGTTCGTGAGCCGGGTTCAATCGGAATTCGGCGCGACTCTCGAAACATACGAGGTCGTTGGTCCGCGCGGGCCAGAGGTGCTCCCGGCGCTGGTCATCAAAGAGACCGGCGCCTTCGCCGCTCTATGGGGGGTCGAAGACCACGACCTCCTCACCGAGTCAGGTCTTCGCAGCCTCTGTGATCAGCTCGGGATTCCGGCAGACCTGTTTGGCCTTGAACCGGACGACGATCCGGTCCATTAATCCTCCACGGCAAGTCCCGCAGCTTCATCCTCGCCTCTAATTCCTCCCACAACCACCGCGCCATACAGCTTCTTCTTCATTCCAAAGAGCACTAGGCCTCAGGCCGCCGCCGGGGCCGGAGTCTCGCGGGGAAAGAACTGGGCTAGCGGGTAACGTTGCCGCGTCGCCTTTTGATAGAGCAAGCCGCTGAGCGCTAGGCGCGCCGGGGCCAGGGCCAAGGGGATGAGGGGCGCCAGGATGCCGGTGCTTAGTAGGACGGCGCCGAGGAAGAGGCAGAGGAGCCAGAGAGCTTTTTGGGGCACGTAGAGCCCGAGCAGCACATCCGTGTTGGCCTTGACGAATCGTCGATTTTCCACCAGCTGCCAGAAGACCTTGGCTTGACCGCTGAGGGCGTAGCGGATCATGGCGGCACGGTAGAAGGGCCAGGCGACGACGGGGTAGACCGCGAGGACCAGGCTGTCGAGGAGGAAGGTGACGACTCCTCCACCGAGGATCTCCTGGAAAGTCTGGGTGCTGCTACCGGTGGTGAGATTCTGTGCTGCCCACCAGGCTAGGTTCACCAGGTCCTCGACCCAATCGAAGCCGATGAGAGTGAGAAGAAAAAACTGAGGTACAAGGTAGAGGAGATACATGGCCCACAGGAACATGCCCTCGGTGAAGTGCCGCCCGATGTGCATGCGGTCGGGCCAGCGCTCGCTTTGACCGGTGCGGATCAGCTCCAGCCGCCACCCCTTGTTGATCACCGAGCCCACGACGGGGATCAGCTGGAGGACCAGCAACCACCAGATCTGGCCAAAGAAGTTCTTCCCCGTGATGCGCTGTCGGAAGTCTCCCCAGCTTTCTTCGATGACCCTCTTCATGGCCGCCACCACGCGCTCGTAGAGCTTGCCCTGAGGGCTTTGCGGCGGTGCCGGGGGCTCGGTGCCGGTGAGTCCCGCGAGCAGCCGGGGCAGCTGATCCAGAGGTTCCCAGCTCCAGAGCCCCGGGGCCCAGATTAAATAGTTCTTGCCCTCTTGGTCGCCGGTGGCGGTCTCGGTGTCGGCGAGGAGGGTCCGCAACTCGTCGAGGGATGCTTCGCGAGTCTCCATGCCGGTGCCGGTCAGGTGCCAGGTCTGAGGAATCGAGCTGTCATCGGCGCTTGGGACGTCCGAGGCTGGGGGCTGTTCCGGCACGGACAGGGGATCGCTCTCCATCATGGGCTTGGGGTCGCCGTTGCTCATGGGGTTACTCCTGCGTTCTGGCCACGATGGGATTCAGGGGATGGCTCTCGGGGCTCCGTCGCCCAAACCAACGGTCCCAGGCTGTCGCGGTAGAGCAATCCGCTGGCGATCACCCGCGCCGGTGCGATCACCGCGGGAACCAGCAAGAAGCCCACGCCGGTGCCCGTGACCGCGCTGCCTGCCAAGAACGCCGCGACGATCAGGAGCTTGGCTTCGACGTACACCCGCATGATCACGGGGTAGTGGCGCCGGATGATCCGGAAGTTCCCGACAAAGTCGAAGAAGACCGAGACGTTCTGCTGGTCGCGGGCGTAGCGCATCATGGCGACCCGGAAGAAGGGCCAGGTGACGATGGGATAGAAGATCAGGAACCCGGAACGGGCCAGGAAACCCAAGAGCGTGCCGGAGACGATGTCGCCCAGGCCTTGGCCCGGAACCCCGCTCTTCACCACCGCGCCGATGTAGCCCAGCAGCTCGATCATGTCTAGGAAGGCGGAGAAGCGGTCGAAGACCACGAGGAAGATCAGCTCCGGCAACAGGTAGAGCCCGTACATCATCCATAGGAGGATGCCGAGGACGAGGAGCCGGCCGATGTCCTCCTTGGGAGGGAATGGGTTGTCCTTCGGCCGTGCCATCATCTCCAGCCGCCAACCGCGGTTGAACACACTTCCCACGAGGGGAATGAATTGGAGCAGGGAGAACCACCAGACCTTCTGGGCGACGGTAGAGCGAAACGGAGCCCGGATCACTCGCCAAAGCTCTTTCAGAGGGTCAACTCGGCTCGGCGTCGGGGGCAGCGGGGGCGGCTCTTCGCGCTCGAAGACGTGCACTAGCTGATAAAGGTTGCTCGCCGGTGCCCAATCGCTCAGTCCGGCGGTCCACACCCAGCTGCTTTCGCGTAGCTGCTTAGAGTCCAAGAGCGCCAGCAGGTGGCCGCTGGGAGCGGGGGGCGAGTTGACGTCGTCTTGGCGGTAGATCCAGGTTCTGGCGGTCACGGGCAGTACGCTCCCGGGCATAGGAGGACCTCTTCGTCGAGGCGGGAGACTCTCCTCGCCACGATGGGAAGAGAGCTCTTGAAAAGACCCTTGGGCCCAACGTTTGTTTCTTAAGAGAGCGATAGCGCCGCTCCCTGGAGGTCAAGAGCTGTGAGCCTTGGCCATCGAGAGGGGCCGTGGGCGGGTCGACGGGGATCCACCGCTGGCTGCAGGGAACGCCGCTGGGATAGATTGGGAGGCCATGACCGAAGAGAGACCAGAGGGGCCACGGGGTCCGGAGCGGCAGGAGGGGGCGTTGCGGGTGTGGACGGAGTCCATCCTGGTGGCGGTGATCCTGTTGCAGTTCGTCAACGCCTTCGTGCTGCAAACCTTCTTCATCCCCAGCGGCTCCATGGAGGACACTCTCTTGGTGGGGGATCATCTCTTCGTCAACCGGTTCATCTATGGGCCGCCGGAGCCGGCAGGGCTCGGGAAATGGTTGCCCCATCGGCCGGTGCAGCGGGGGGATATCGTGGTCTTCGAGTCGGTGGAGGAGCCGGGGGTGGACGTGATCAAGCGTTGCGTAGCGGTGGCCGGGGACACGGTGGAGCTGCGTGGGCAGACCCTGCGCATCAATGGCGAGGCCATCGACGAGAGCGCCTACGCCATCTATCGCGAAGAGCCGGGGGATGCGGAGATGGATTCACGGCTGCGCTCCTTCCTCCAGCGCAAGCAGAGCTTTCCCAACACGCTGGTGCCGCCAGGGCACGTGTTCTGCCTGGGGGACAACCGCAACCACTCCAACGACTCGCGCTTCTGGGGACCCTTGCCTCTAAACCATGTCGAAGGCCGAGCCTGGCTGATCTACTGGTCTTATGGGGGCGAGGGTTATGAAAGCGAGCAGCAGGGCCTGTTGCCCCGCATCCGCCGGCTGCTGCGCACCCTGGTGGGGCTGCCCACCAAGACCCGATGGGGCCGAAGCTTCCAGGTGATCCGCTGATGGCCG containing:
- a CDS encoding prolyl oligopeptidase family serine peptidase, with the protein product MSLFAQPSAAAHPWTIEDLIQAETASDWAVSRDGSRAVWVQSEVRKVEEEEKRVSNLYLANLETGTTVQLTRGDATVSAPAFSPDGRHIAFASDRELPAGGGDKSKAGKKQLWVIPVSGGEAYPVTRLERSVRLFAWRTAEELVFAAQESPSAWEKERKEKKDQAVVVDDYDREPPVRLFKVELEGEPERLSTNGDWIDELAVTPDGSRAVVRAQQGLSYAFYQRRAPHLYLVDLATGTFDEILEGSSLRPGDLAWDPDGEGFYFAEERTTHPTLRTATVTDLYRYDLAAGEARRVDLDWERGLGGDFLPVTDGFLALLADGVVTRPALYRKSGKGFQRQVLTGDHVPHVDAWAAAVDGSRVVYAHSTANTPPQGYGAGLAGSALTSPKQLTELNSDFKGKPTGRVEVLRWPGANGDMVEGLLHWPLTAEGENGEIAAPAPLVVDIHGGPAWADRDSWDQRWSGPLLLWRQRGAFVLQVNYHGSAFYGLEWVESIRERYYEQERQDILTGIDELVRRGLVDEGRLGLSGWSNGGILTADLITVTDRFRAASVGAADVEWISDWANVDFGAAFDEYYFGGPPWERLEHYVEKSPFFRLTEVTTPTIVFTGTEDRNVPPHQSWSLFRALQSLDRAPVRLVLFPGEPHGLQAIAHQRRKVQEEVAWFDRHLFAAEEPRPEALPKGSLLAGLLARQGAATGPGGALGQLAEGQLIPETVPVAGLGSVAFEAPDLRAVGRFEVTRAQWASYEGEASHEGGAAGQEDLPRTGVSFEQAQAYVRWLAELTGRPFRLPTKAEAEALVEFAEGGDTTGNTLDRWLGYAPNPDDRATLDPYLARLPGEAPLLLPVGHRGGAGEPPVFDLDGNAAEWAVAPDGTGLAVGPSADRSTDALRQGATEDPAYIGLRVVEGATGSARVTTTSN
- a CDS encoding helix-turn-helix transcriptional regulator encodes the protein MSEFKGIGKALKLLRSRGGLKQKELAERAGITPAMISNYETEKAMPQIPTVESLLEALGNNRFDLLNALEEVNERPLRDLSEVGDRTNETKILEVLGVRSATVNEEEHYMQVLEAVCRLVELARRP
- the mtnA gene encoding S-methyl-5-thioribose-1-phosphate isomerase, with the translated sequence MTASPDSTPFSPIRWQDDHLFLLDQTLLPDREEWLRCDDTETVADAIRRLAVRGAPAIGVAAAYGLVVGLREGTSDEQGEALRRRFDEVAETLGGTRPTAVNLSWALKRGRKVFDAVQEKGREAMLEELLAWAQEVHAQDVETNRRIGEHGAALFAEGDRVLTHCNAGALATAGYGTAIGVINASWDAGRLGQVWVDETRPLLQGARLTAWELKRLGIPFRLVTDSSAGALMSRGLVDRIVVGADRIAANGDVANKIGTYTVAVLAHRHGVPFYVAAPLSTIDRDTASGADIPIEERQEGEITDVFGRRIAPQETPAMNFAFDVTPAELVSAIITEQGVLRAPYEASIAAAFRHAEG
- the cutA gene encoding divalent-cation tolerance protein CutA — its product is MSAIVVVTTVGTEEQANTLSRELVARRQAACVNIVPGARSVYRWKGTICVDGEFMLIIKTLDSEFEAVSKTIQEIHDYEVPEILAFNVKFGDPDFLEWIEQSTDKDAPFEDDDDEEDAEEASFS
- a CDS encoding GspH/FimT family protein; the encoded protein is MTRSVSRGFTLIEALLVVGIVGILVVLAVPDLGRSTSLLRAQLAAQEVARALHGARMTAVRQRMRVAVRFNTENPKHVTYTVFQDGNGNGVRNRDIGRGVDPPLGPPQQLQRLGKTVRFGFPPGIRPRQIGHPRRYLNRLDDPIRFNRSDLASFDPLGTSTPGTVYLTAGRDTLVAVRVFNRTGKIVVMTYDPDSGLWRR
- a CDS encoding helix-hairpin-helix domain-containing protein, with protein sequence MLKLRNVTATVLALCLFAGALAGFAAEAPHAGTVNLNEASLEQLAYLPRVGPALSLRIIEFRKENGPFKAVEDLMLVRGIGEKTFALMKPYLRIEGKTTLAEKIRGVRPVTSPADEEQR
- a CDS encoding DUF4013 domain-containing protein, producing the protein MSNGDPKPMMESDPLSVPEQPPASDVPSADDSSIPQTWHLTGTGMETREASLDELRTLLADTETATGDQEGKNYLIWAPGLWSWEPLDQLPRLLAGLTGTEPPAPPQSPQGKLYERVVAAMKRVIEESWGDFRQRITGKNFFGQIWWLLVLQLIPVVGSVINKGWRLELIRTGQSERWPDRMHIGRHFTEGMFLWAMYLLYLVPQFFLLTLIGFDWVEDLVNLAWWAAQNLTTGSSTQTFQEILGGGVVTFLLDSLVLAVYPVVAWPFYRAAMIRYALSGQAKVFWQLVENRRFVKANTDVLLGLYVPQKALWLLCLFLGAVLLSTGILAPLIPLALAPARLALSGLLYQKATRQRYPLAQFFPRETPAPAAA
- a CDS encoding DUF4013 domain-containing protein encodes the protein MTARTWIYRQDDVNSPPAPSGHLLALLDSKQLRESSWVWTAGLSDWAPASNLYQLVHVFEREEPPPLPPTPSRVDPLKELWRVIRAPFRSTVAQKVWWFSLLQFIPLVGSVFNRGWRLEMMARPKDNPFPPKEDIGRLLVLGILLWMMYGLYLLPELIFLVVFDRFSAFLDMIELLGYIGAVVKSGVPGQGLGDIVSGTLLGFLARSGFLIFYPIVTWPFFRVAMMRYARDQQNVSVFFDFVGNFRIIRRHYPVIMRVYVEAKLLIVAAFLAGSAVTGTGVGFLLVPAVIAPARVIASGLLYRDSLGPLVWATEPREPSPESHRGQNAGVTP
- the lepB gene encoding signal peptidase I → MTEERPEGPRGPERQEGALRVWTESILVAVILLQFVNAFVLQTFFIPSGSMEDTLLVGDHLFVNRFIYGPPEPAGLGKWLPHRPVQRGDIVVFESVEEPGVDVIKRCVAVAGDTVELRGQTLRINGEAIDESAYAIYREEPGDAEMDSRLRSFLQRKQSFPNTLVPPGHVFCLGDNRNHSNDSRFWGPLPLNHVEGRAWLIYWSYGGEGYESEQQGLLPRIRRLLRTLVGLPTKTRWGRSFQVIR